In Hermetia illucens chromosome 5, iHerIll2.2.curated.20191125, whole genome shotgun sequence, a single window of DNA contains:
- the LOC119656581 gene encoding uncharacterized protein LOC119656581, with protein sequence MNIGIFLCACAIFHWIEVSASEPYNVTREWNPNHRRNRQKRFLIWEHGGIFKLVVGIAYPVNLGDKKPWRALNCNYNFQAQFAVPQKPTYWWDKWDGRSLADAKLQYNKDGTYHSDESRRFIYALLELYADRRGKNGKQCLLRAICENGGVDDVEGIYAELLQVVLNPGDDADEEYRNAYKAGRYGAVCTSLYPDCPLGQGLFDDIFVTETTNYIGKTK encoded by the exons ATGAATATAGG TATATTCCTCTGCGCGTGCGCAATATTCCATTGGATAGAAGTATCAGCTAGTGAACCTTATAATGTGACAAGGGAATGGAATCCAAACCATCGCCGGAATCGCCAAAAACGCTTCCTAATTTGGGAACATGGTGGAATTTTTAAA TTAGTTGTAGGTATCGCCTATCCTGTGAATTTGGGTGATAAGAAGCCATGGCGGGCGCTTAATTGTAATTACAATTTCCAAGCTCAATTTGCTGTACCACAAAAACCAACTTATTGGTGGGATAAATGGGATGGAAGATCCTTGGCTGATGCTAAATTGCAGTATAACAAAGATGGTACATACCATTCCGACGAGTCACGCCGCTTCATCTATGCCTTGCTGGAACTTTATGCAGATCGTAGGGGCAAGAATGGAAAGCAATGTTTGCTGCGAGCTATTTGTGAAAACGGCGGAGTGGATGACGTGGAGGGCATTTATGCTGAGTTGCTTCAAGTCGTTCTAAA TCCAGGTGATGATGCCGATGAAGAATATAGAAATGCTTATAAAGCTGGTCGGTATGGTGCCGTATGTACATCTTTATACCCAGACTGTCCACTTGGCCAGGGGCTCTTTGATGATATATTCGTAACTGAAACCACGAATTATATTGGGAAAActaaataa
- the LOC119656577 gene encoding neprilysin-4-like, which yields MNLLLYGCLYTLICAWPAETFSVVKKVQELHAKHYEFPDSDGASNDWIFNGENGFDSNGVQLKPDDPKTKVRTEQSNRMKMYMDMLADPCEDFYQYACGNWEKNHPIPDDQFEYNMFSLLQENLYKSLKTLLLEKPSGVLDSNNEPIAEDKARHFYAACLDSEMREKHGAKPLLDFLKQQGNWAVLEPNWNGQDFDWMELTARLAKYMPNSLIRTSVDGDLKNSARNIIYLDEPTLSLPRRDIYLKSPNSTYMVAYKQLITEIIQLLGASEELAVESANRIVEFERELAKIKSEQQDRMELEELYNSMRVSDLIANYPNIDWMKYFGIVYGPNITKSTTIVLLSRGYMKQLPDLLAKAENKTIASYIMWRYVKELSEDLDSRFEKVHAKFTQQLTGQADTLPKWKTCIQYTNLMMGMAVGAMFVKRHFDETSKADVIQLTRELQQSFRDALRENTWIDQETRAKAEEKANEIGLAVGYPDDILSSEKLNERYRGLIISPTNYFDNSINLAIYDTQKYIENLNKPVDRQEWAGYPAVINAYFEQSNNRIIIPAGILQPPIYNEYFPKALNYGGIGIFVGHELTHGFDDTGRNFDKKGDMKQWWTENSIDAFKKQGECFAEQYSNYSMHGKNINGLISKGENIADNGGLRQAYQAYNKWLEAHPDEIENEFLPGLNITGKKLFYLGFAQVWCGTIRPEAVDNKLETDSHSPGKYRVLGSLRNFEEFSKEFKCHEGTAMNQKHRCKLW from the coding sequence atgaaTCTTTTGTTATACGGATGTCTTTATACCTTAATTTGCGCCTGGCCCGCGGAAACGTTCAGTGTAGTGAAAAAAGTTCAGGAGTTACATGCAAAGCATTATGAATTCCCGGACTCAGATGGTGCATCCAACGACTGGATATTCAACGGAGAGAATGGATTCGATAGCAATGGAGTGCAGTTGAAGCCCGATGACCCAAAAACCAAAGTTCGAACGGAACAATCGAATCGTATGAAAATGTATATGGACATGTTGGCAGACCCGTGTGAAGATTTTTATCAGTACGCGTGTGGAAACTGGGAAAAGAACCACCCGATCCCCGATGATCAGTTCGAGTACAATATGTTCTCTTTGCTCCAGGAAAACTTGTACAAATCACTGAAGACGCTACTATTAGAAAAACCAAGTGGGGTTTTGGATTCAAATAATGAGCCGATCGCTGAAGATAAGGCCAGACACTTTTACGCGGCATGCTTAGATAGTGAAATGAGGGAGAAACATGGCGCGAAACCACTTTTAGATTTTCTGAAGCAACAAGGAAACTGGGCAGTGTTGGAACCCAATTGGAATGGCCAAGACTTTGATTGGATGGAACTGACTGCACGCCTGGCGAAGTATATGCCCAACAGCCTCATTCGTACATCagtggatggagatttgaagaACTCTGCCCGTAATATAATCTACTTAGATGAGCCGACTTTAAGTCTGCCCCGTCGAGATATTTATTTGAAGTCACCTAACTCTACTTATATGGTTGCGTATAAGCAACTCATTACGGAAATTATTCAGCTTCTAGGAGCTAGTGAAGAACTGGCAGtcgaaagtgctaatcgaatCGTAGAATTTGAGCGCGAACTAGCTAAAATTAAAAGTGAACAACAAGACCgtatggaactggaggaactctaCAACAGCATGAGAGTCTCGGATTTGATCGCGAATTACCCAAATATCGATTGGATGAAATATTTCGGAATTGTTTATGGCCCAAACATTACAAAATCCACAACAATTGTTCTGCTATCGAGGGGATATATGAAGCAGCTTCCAGATTTGCTTGCCAAAGCAGAGAATAAAACTATTGCCAGTTATATAATGTGGCGCTATGTCAAAGAATTGAGTGAAGACTTAGATAGTAGATTCGAAAAAGTGCACGCAAAATTTACACAACAATTAACAGGCCAAGCGGACACTTTACCAAAATGGAAAACTTGCATTCAGTACACAAACCTCATGATGGGTATGGCAGTAGGTGCTATGTTTGTTAAACGCCATTTCGATGAAACCAGCAAAGCAGATGTAATACAACTGACCCGAGAATTGCAGCAATCCTTTCGTGATGCTCTGAGGGAAAATACTTGGATTGATCAGGAGACGCGAGCCAAAGCCGAGGAGAAGGCCAATGAAATCGGTTTAGCTGTCGGATATCCAGATGATATCCTTTCATCGGAGAAATTGAATGAACGATATCGTGGTCTAATCATCAGCCCCACCAATTATTTCGATAACTCAATAAATCTAGCAATCTATGATACTCAAAAGTACATCGAGAACCTAAACAAACCTGTCGATCGTCAAGAGTGGGCTGGGTATCCTGCCGTGATAAACGCATACTTTGAGCAAAGCAATAATCGAATTATTATTCCAGCTGGGATTCTTCAACCCCCAATATATAATGAATACTTCCCAAAAGCCTTGAATTATGGCGGAATTGGAATATTTGTTGGTCATGAGCTGACTCACGGATTCGATGACACCGGTAGGAATTTTGATAAGAAGGGCGATATGAAACAATGGTGGACCGAAAACTCCATAGATGCATTCAAGAAACAAGGTGAATGCTTCGCCGAACAGTACAGTAATTACTCAATGCATGGTAAAAACATAAATGGCTTAATATCGAAAGGCGAAAATATAGCGGATAATGGCGGACTCCGACAAGCATATCAGGCATACAATAAATGGTTGGAAGCACATCCCGACGAAATAGAGAATGAATTTCTACCTGGATTAAATATAACCGGAAAGAAGTTGTTCTATCTAGGATTCGCACAAGTCTGGTGTGGAACAATACGCCCCGAAGCTGTTGATAATAAACTGGAAACGGATTCACATAGCCCTGGAAAATATCGTGTATTGGGGAGCTTAAGAAATTTCGAAGAGTTTTCCAAGGAGTTCAAGTGCCACGAAGGAACTGCAATGAATCAAAAGCATAGATGTAAATTATGGTAG